AGGACGTCGGAGAGCGCCGGAGCCGGCAGGTGAATCGTGGGGTCAAACGAAAGCAGAGCCGCTATCCCGTCCGGAAGCGGAGTGACTGCTCCCGGACGGTGATGCGGACCCTTGAGGTGCTTAGGTAAACGGCATTGCGCGCAGGCGGACTTTGTGCTGTTGTTGCAGCGAGTTCACTCGCCACACAAGGAGAAGCATGACGCAGCCAGAGGTCGTGGACAACGAGGCGGAGGGGCAGTTCCAGGCGGAGACGCCGGAAGGGGTGGCGGTGCTCACCTACGACCGGCGCGAGGGGAAGCTCTTCCTCCTGCACACCGGCGTGCCGCCGGAGATGGAGGGGCAGGGGATCGGCGGGAGCCTGGTGCGCGCGGCGCTGGAGCAGGCGCGCGCCAAGGGGCACAAGGTGGTGCCGTACTGCTCCTTCGCGCGCGACTACGCCGCGCGCCACCCCGAGTTCGCGGACGTCGTGCAGTCGCCCGAGTAGCAAGCACCTTCACCCACGCCCGCCCAACCCATGCCCGATCGGGAAAGCACCTCGGTGGACCACCTGGAGCACGCCCGCGAGCTCGTGTGGGAAGCGCTGCAGTCGATGGAGGAGGCGCAGCGCGTCATGTTCAAGGCCGGCGACTGCTACGTGGGCCAGGTGTGGGGCGACGGCGTGCGCACGGTGATCGAGATGACGGAGCGGATGGCCGACATCGCGGGCGACCTCTCCACTTCGCACATCGAGATCGGCCGGCTGGTGAAGACGGACACCGCGCGCGACCCGCAGCCGCCCCCCTGACGCGTCTTCCGGCCCGCGTGTTGCTTTATCCCACCGTTGGGGCCGCACCAGGCACCCGCGAGCCGCTCCTCCACACGAGAACGTCGAGCCAGAAATGCAGCCAGGGGTGCTCCGGTGGACCGCGGTAGGACTGGGGTCGCTCACCGCGGTGGGAACGCTGCTCAGCTTCAGCCGCAACCCGCACTGGTTCGTGCGGCTGTGGGACTTCCCACGCGTGCAGATCGCAACGGTCGCCGCGGTTTCCGGGGGCGCTTACGCGCTCTACTTCCACCGCGGGCGCCCGCTGGAGTGGGTGTTCCTGGGGTCGGTGAGCGCGGCGATCGCGGTGCAGCTCCGCGAAATCTTTCCGTACACGCCGCTGCACCGGGTGCAGGTGCAGCGCAGCAAGCTGGGGCCGCGCCAGCGGCGCAAGGAAGGCGGCTCCACCTTTCGGCTCCTCATCTCCAACGTGCTGATGGAGAACGAGGAGCACGAGCGGCTCCTGCAGGTGATCCGCGACGCGGACCCGGACGTGGTGCTCGCGGTGGAGACGAACGAGCGTTGGGCGCGCGCGCTGCAGCCGCTGGTGGAGGAGTATCCGCACGTCGTCCACCAGCCGCAGGAGAACTACTACGGGATGATGCTCTTCTCGCGCCTCCCGCTGGTGGACGCGAAGATCGAGTTCATGGTGCAGGACGACATCCCCTCGGTGCACGCAGTGCTGGAGCTGCCGAGCGGCGACTGCGTGACGCTGCACGGCTTGCATCCGCGCCCGCCCGAGCCGCTGCGCGACCAGGACTCCACCCCGCGCGACGCGGAGCTGGTGCTGATGGGCCGCGCCATCCGCGCCGCCGGCGACGTGCCCACGGTAGTGGCGGGTGACCTGAACGACGTCGCCTGGTCGCCGGTGAGCGAGCTCTTTCTACGGTTGAGCGGGCTGCTGGACCCGCGGGTGGGGCGCGGCTTCTTCAACAGCTTCAACGCCAACAACCCGATCTTCCGCTACCCGCTGGACCACGTCTTCCACTCCAACCACTTTCGCCTCTGCGACCTGCAGCGGCTCCCGCACATCGGCTCCGATCACTTCCCCATGCTGGTGGAGCTGAGCTACGAGCCGGATGCGTCGCGCGAGCAGGCGCCCACTCCGGTGGGCGAGGGGGACATGGAGGAGGCGGAGGACAAGGTGGAGCTGGAGGTGGAGGCCGCGCGCACGGGCGACGACCGCCCGGGACGCGAATGAGCGCGCCCGACTTCGGGCAGCGGGCGCGCGGCTACGCCGTCCACGCGTACACGGCGTCGGGCGTCGCGTTCGGCTTCGCCGCGGCCATCGAGCTGATCGGCGACGATCCGTCGCCGGTGCGCTTCTTCCTTCTGAACGTCGCCGCCGTCCTGGTGGACTCCACCGACGGGCCGCTCGCGCGCGCGTGGCAGGTCAAGCGCTGGGCGCCGGCGATCGACGGGCGCACCATCGACGACATCGTCGACTACCTCACCTTCACCTTCCTCCCGCTCCTCCTGGTGTGGCGGATGGGGTGGGTGCCGGAGCCGCGCCTGCTGTGGATCGTGCCGGCGCTGATGGCGTCGCTCTTCGGCTTCGCCAACACGGGCGCTAAGGACGAGAACGCCGGCTTCTTTCTGGGCTTTCCGTCGTACTGGAACGTGGTGGCGTTCTACGCGGGGATCGTGAACCACTTCCATGGCCCGTGGCCCAACGCCGTCATGCTCCTGGTGCTCGCGCTGCTCACGGTGCTGCCGGTGCGCTTCATCTACCCCAACCTGGCGCCGCGCCCGTTCAAGATGCCGCTGCTGCTGGGCGCCGTGGTGTGGCTGGGGATGACGATCTGGATGCTTACGACGTACCCGAGCCCGCCGGGGTGGCTGGTGTGGCTGTCGTTGGTCTACCCTGCGCTCTACACCGCGCTCTCGGTCCACCTCTCGCGCCGGGCGTGAGGCGGGACCCGCGCTTTGGCCCCGGCGTCCCGCGCCGCGTCACCGGCTTCCGGCAGGACGACGAGGGCCACTGGGCGGCGGAGCTGGAGTGCGGCCACACGCGGCACGTGCGCCACGACCCGCCCTGGCAGGTGCGCCCCTGGGTCACGACCGAAGAGGGGCGCGCGGCGTTCATCGGGACGATGCTGGAGTGCGGGGTGTGCGAGCCCTCACCCCCGCTCGTTCCTCGCTGCCCCCTCTCCCGATAACAGGAGAGGGCTGCGCCCTCGCCGTTATCGAGAGAGGGGGCGGAATGCACGAAGCGCCCGAGCTTTTCAGCTCGGGCGCTTCGTGTTTGGGAGAAGGTAGCCCCCCCAGGGATCGAACCTGGACTTTCCTGAGTCAGAGTCAGGCGTGTTGCCAATTACACCAGGGGGCTCTACTAGAAGGCGCCTGCTCCAGGACTCGAACCTGGGACCCTCTGATTAACAGTCAGATGCTCTAACCAACTGAGCTAAGCAGGCGTATATGGTCGATCAGGGACTCGAACCCCGGACCTCTCGCATGTGAGGCGAGCGCTCTAACCAACTGAGCTAATCGACCCTGGCGCTCGACAGGCCATGAATGTAAAACCCTCGTCGCCATCCATCAACCCCCCTCCGGAAATTCGTCCGGAGGCCCGTACCGGTGCGAATGCCCGGCAGCGCGAGAGCGGCTACTCCTCGTTTTGCGCGCCCATCCGGTCCCAGACGTGGCGTTTGAACCATGCGCGAACCCGGCTTGTTTTCATCCCCAGTTCCCGTCCGTCCGTAACCTCGGCGAGCCAGATCGGCCTGCTCGCAGAGTTGTCGAAGATGTACGCGCGATTGGAAGCACGGATCGCGGAGATGAGCAGTTCGAGTGAGCGCGCGTAGCGACTGATGATCTTCTCTTCGGCCACCGGGTGTCCCCCCAACTGCACCCGATTCTTCACTCGCGACACGTTAACCAGCGGGTCTCCGGTGGCGACGTAGTAGAGGTAAGTCCGGAAGCCCTGCGCCCGGGCAGCGCGAAGAAAGTCGACCTTGTCGGGCGACGACATCACTGTCTCGAACGTCACCGAGGCCCCGGAGGCGACGAGCTTGCGGCGAAGGAAATCGGCGATGACGGACGCGAAGTAGGAGTTCGCCGCTACGTCGCCGAACTCGAGCGAGTCGCCTCGTAAGTGGATCGTGCGTGCCGCCGCCGTGAGTCCGCCGCGCTGGAGGAGGGTCGAGGATTCGAAAAACGCGTCGATCTCCTCCTGGGCCGCATGGACCCCGAGGGCTCCCAGGTCGACGGCACCCCGCTCGCGAATCTGCTGCTCCAGCTCGTCGGGATTGATGTACGTGCCGATCAACTCCGGCCGGATGACCGACTTGATGGTGCTTTTTCCCGATCCGTTCGGCCCGGCGAACATCCGCAGCCGGGGCGTGTCCGCGCTCACGAAAGCACGCGCTCGACCCCGGTGTCGAGGGTGACCGGAGGATCGGTCGCCTGGATGAAGGTCCGGGAGCCGTCCGGAGAGACGCGGTAGATCGCTCCCTCCTCGATGACCAGCACGTCGTTGCCCGCGGCGAGCGATGCCCAGTACGCCTGCGTGCCGGCCGCCTCCGCGAGCTCCGGAATGTGCTGCTCCAGGTAGTCGATCTTCGCGTCGTGGTCAGTCATCGTCCGCCGGCTGGTTCGTGGTTCGACTCGTGTAGGCTGATACACTCCAAACGGCAATCCGCGCCCGGCGATCAGCCGGAGTGGTCGTGGACGGCGCGCCAGCCGGCGGCGGTGCGGATCCAGACGAGGGTGAACCAGCCGGTATTGTCCGCCTGGCCGCCGCCGGAGAGGATGAAGCGGCCCGTGCCCAGCGCGGAGCCGGGGCCTAGCGGCCGCACCACCATCTGCTCGAAGCGCAGGTTCTGCTTGGGCCTGCCGCCCTGGAAGAACGTCCGGGTGAACGACTGCTCGATCGCCGCGACGCCGGGGCGGGGGCCGTTGGGCGTCATGAAGGTGACCGTGTCCACGTAGATCGCGAGGTGCCCCTTGAGGTCGCCGCGGTTCCAGGCGTCGGAGGATGCCTGCATGGCGGCGCGGATCTGCGCCTCGTCGGCGCTCCAGCTCTGCGGCACCGGACCGGTTGACGCCGGGGGCGCCGCGCACGCTGTCAGCGAGAGCGCGACGAGGAGTGCGCAGAGCACGCTTCGGGAGGTACGGTTCATGGGCCAGGCCGGTGTGCGGGGATGCGGCAAGCGCCGCGTTGCGGAGGACGGCTCTCCCAAGGTATGCGCGCGCATCGGCGTATCGCAAACGTGCTCGCCGGGAGCGGGCCTTCGCGCGCAGTGATCGGGCGCCCGCGGCCGGGCTGGCGTGCGTGCGGCGCGGGCGGCATTGTGGTGCCGATGCGCCGCTCCCGGTCGGTCCCGCGGCGCCCACCCGACCTTTGCCGACCCGTGACCAACATCCTCCGCCTCCCGCTATTCGCGCTGGCCGCCCTGCCCGCGGGCTGCGCCAGCACGCCTCCGGCCGCTCCGACCGCGCGCGAGCTGACGGTGCTGGTCTACAACATCCACGCGGGCAAGGATGCGGGCGGCGCCGAGAACCTGCCGCGCGTCGCGGAACTGGTGCGGAGCACGGGCGCCGACCTCGTCCTTCTCCAGGAGGTGGACCGCAACACGCGCCGCTCCGGCCCGGCCGATCAGCCCGCCATCCTGGCCCGCCTCGCCGGCTACTCGGTCGCGTTCGGGCGGACGATCGGCTTCCAGGGTGGCGATTACGGCGTGGCGCTGCTCTCGCGCTGGCCGATCCGCACGGACACGCTCATCCCCCTCGCCGTCACCGCGCCGCCGGGGCGCACGGTGGATGGCCGCGAGCAACGCGGCGTCCTGCTGGCCGAGGTGGACGCGCCGGGCGGCCCCCTTACCA
This window of the Longimicrobium sp. genome carries:
- a CDS encoding GNAT family N-acetyltransferase encodes the protein MTQPEVVDNEAEGQFQAETPEGVAVLTYDRREGKLFLLHTGVPPEMEGQGIGGSLVRAALEQARAKGHKVVPYCSFARDYAARHPEFADVVQSPE
- a CDS encoding endonuclease/exonuclease/phosphatase family protein, coding for MLRWTAVGLGSLTAVGTLLSFSRNPHWFVRLWDFPRVQIATVAAVSGGAYALYFHRGRPLEWVFLGSVSAAIAVQLREIFPYTPLHRVQVQRSKLGPRQRRKEGGSTFRLLISNVLMENEEHERLLQVIRDADPDVVLAVETNERWARALQPLVEEYPHVVHQPQENYYGMMLFSRLPLVDAKIEFMVQDDIPSVHAVLELPSGDCVTLHGLHPRPPEPLRDQDSTPRDAELVLMGRAIRAAGDVPTVVAGDLNDVAWSPVSELFLRLSGLLDPRVGRGFFNSFNANNPIFRYPLDHVFHSNHFRLCDLQRLPHIGSDHFPMLVELSYEPDASREQAPTPVGEGDMEEAEDKVELEVEAARTGDDRPGRE
- a CDS encoding DUF3565 domain-containing protein, with protein sequence MRRDPRFGPGVPRRVTGFRQDDEGHWAAELECGHTRHVRHDPPWQVRPWVTTEEGRAAFIGTMLECGVCEPSPPLVPRCPLSR
- a CDS encoding zeta toxin family protein is translated as MSADTPRLRMFAGPNGSGKSTIKSVIRPELIGTYINPDELEQQIRERGAVDLGALGVHAAQEEIDAFFESSTLLQRGGLTAAARTIHLRGDSLEFGDVAANSYFASVIADFLRRKLVASGASVTFETVMSSPDKVDFLRAARAQGFRTYLYYVATGDPLVNVSRVKNRVQLGGHPVAEEKIISRYARSLELLISAIRASNRAYIFDNSASRPIWLAEVTDGRELGMKTSRVRAWFKRHVWDRMGAQNEE
- a CDS encoding DUF4440 domain-containing protein; the encoded protein is MNRTSRSVLCALLVALSLTACAAPPASTGPVPQSWSADEAQIRAAMQASSDAWNRGDLKGHLAIYVDTVTFMTPNGPRPGVAAIEQSFTRTFFQGGRPKQNLRFEQMVVRPLGPGSALGTGRFILSGGGQADNTGWFTLVWIRTAAGWRAVHDHSG
- a CDS encoding endonuclease/exonuclease/phosphatase family protein yields the protein MTNILRLPLFALAALPAGCASTPPAAPTARELTVLVYNIHAGKDAGGAENLPRVAELVRSTGADLVLLQEVDRNTRRSGPADQPAILARLAGYSVAFGRTIGFQGGDYGVALLSRWPIRTDTLIPLAVTAPPGRTVDGREQRGVLLAEVDAPGGPLTILNTHLDASGEDLWRAQEIATVLRVAQTARSRGMPLLLGGDFNARPQSAIHGDLRAAGFRDAWPECGEGDGFTFPVATPDRRIDYLYLTGATRCLSARVLPGDASDHRALLVRLRLR